A region of Frederiksenia canicola DNA encodes the following proteins:
- a CDS encoding NAD(+) kinase, with product MRPFKNIAIVGKPRHDIAFETHIAVYNWLKDRQYNLLVETNIAQQLNLPNGKTIAEIGEQADLVIVIGGDGNMLGMARQLAKYEVPLIGINRGNLGFLTDIAPQTAFEQLYSTLERGEFIIEERFLLEARIEQNGKVIELSNALNEVVVHSSQIARTIEFEVSIDGKFAFSQRSDGLIIATPTGSTAYSLSAGGPILTPNLNAVVLVPMNPHSLASRPLVIDGESVVSMRFAQYNQPNLVISCDSQRLLPFSSDERVIVQKSPDTLKLLHLKDYNYFTVLGSKLGWLSKLF from the coding sequence ATGCGTCCTTTTAAAAATATTGCAATTGTTGGCAAACCACGCCACGACATTGCCTTTGAAACGCATATTGCGGTCTATAATTGGCTTAAAGATCGCCAATATAATTTGTTGGTTGAAACAAATATTGCTCAGCAGCTCAATTTGCCAAATGGCAAAACGATCGCTGAAATTGGCGAGCAAGCGGATTTGGTGATCGTAATTGGCGGTGACGGCAATATGTTGGGAATGGCTCGACAATTAGCAAAATATGAAGTGCCATTAATTGGTATTAACCGTGGAAATTTGGGCTTTCTAACGGACATTGCTCCACAAACCGCTTTTGAACAGCTTTACAGCACATTAGAACGGGGCGAGTTTATTATTGAAGAACGCTTTTTGTTAGAGGCAAGAATCGAGCAAAACGGTAAAGTTATTGAGCTAAGTAATGCGTTAAATGAAGTGGTTGTGCATTCCAGTCAAATTGCTCGCACGATTGAGTTTGAAGTGAGTATTGATGGTAAATTTGCCTTTTCGCAGCGTTCAGATGGTTTGATTATTGCCACGCCGACGGGGTCAACAGCGTATTCGCTTTCTGCGGGAGGGCCGATTTTAACCCCTAATCTGAATGCTGTAGTGCTCGTGCCAATGAACCCGCATAGCCTTGCATCTCGTCCGTTAGTGATTGATGGAGAGAGTGTTGTTTCTATGCGATTTGCCCAATATAACCAGCCGAACTTAGTGATTAGTTGTGATAGTCAACGATTATTGCCATTTAGTTCAGATGAGCGAGTTATTGTGCAAAAAAGCCCAGACACGTTAAAGTTGTTACATCTCAAAGATTATAACTACTTCACCGTACTAGGCTCAAAATTAGGTTGGTTGAGTAAATTATTTTAA
- a CDS encoding EamA family transporter, with amino-acid sequence MWIWFTLLAAVAQAGRNAFQKQLSQDVPVLGVTLARFLYAVPLAVGYLCVLYQQDTSLEVPDFPLLFYVYVIGASLAQILATSLMVKLFHLKNYAIGVGLAKSEAVLAAILGVCFFGVDIHFIGWIGVLLGGVAIFLMTGSGNLRQLSWKTLFLGIGSGLSFALTSLWVREASLQLHSHYLISAAWVLASVISFEALLLVGYLAWRDKQTLVKLWQRPKLVILTSLFSFLGSFGWFNAMSLNHVAFVKTLGQVEIFLILMISSFIFKERLKLQDFVGLILVVVAAILVVWQ; translated from the coding sequence ATGTGGATTTGGTTTACCTTGCTTGCGGCGGTTGCACAGGCGGGCAGAAATGCCTTTCAAAAACAGTTGAGCCAAGATGTCCCCGTGTTGGGGGTAACCTTGGCTCGTTTTCTGTATGCGGTGCCGTTGGCGGTAGGCTATTTGTGTGTACTTTATCAACAAGATACAAGCCTTGAAGTGCCAGATTTTCCCTTGCTTTTTTACGTTTATGTTATTGGGGCATCGTTAGCTCAGATTTTGGCTACATCGTTAATGGTGAAACTGTTCCACCTGAAAAATTATGCTATCGGTGTAGGATTGGCGAAAAGTGAAGCGGTGTTAGCTGCGATTTTGGGCGTATGCTTTTTCGGGGTAGACATCCATTTTATTGGTTGGATTGGAGTGTTGCTCGGCGGTGTGGCCATTTTTTTGATGACAGGTAGCGGTAATTTACGCCAATTGTCGTGGAAAACGTTATTTCTTGGCATTGGCAGTGGATTGAGTTTCGCGTTAACTTCATTGTGGGTGAGAGAAGCAAGCTTACAATTACACAGCCATTATTTAATCTCCGCAGCTTGGGTATTGGCTTCGGTAATTAGTTTTGAAGCTCTTTTGTTAGTGGGCTATTTGGCGTGGCGAGACAAGCAAACCTTGGTGAAACTGTGGCAACGCCCAAAACTGGTAATATTAACCAGTTTATTCTCTTTTCTTGGCTCTTTTGGGTGGTTTAATGCGATGAGTTTAAACCACGTGGCTTTCGTCAAGACCTTAGGGCAGGTGGAAATTTTCCTGATTTTGATGATTTCTTCTTTTATTTTCAAAGAACGACTCAAACTGCAAGATTTTGTTGGATTGATTTTAGTTGTCGTGGCTGCGATTTTAGTCGTGTGGCAGTAA
- a CDS encoding ABC transporter ATP-binding protein, which yields MALINLSNAYLGFGDHPLLDHTELHIEQGERVCLVGRNGAGKSTLMKVLAGEVQLDDGKLIFEKDIVVTRLEQDPPRHIEDTVFDYVAEGIAHLADLLKQYHQISQRMQTDYSETLMSQLAQVQAQLEHANGWQFENRIQDTLKLLELDPNKRLCELSGGWVRRAALARALVADPDVLLLDEPTNHLDVDTIAWLENLLLDFKGSIIFISHDRAFIRKMATRIVDLDRGKLVSYPSNYDVYLETKAEDLRVEALQNELFDKKLAQEEVWIRQGIKARRTRNEGRVRALKALREERRNRRDVLGTAKIQLDQTARSGKIVFEVENASVEVAGKTLLKNFSTTILRGDKIALIGPNGIGKTTLIKLLLGEIQATSGSVRCGTKLEVAYFDQYRAELDPEKTVMDNVADGKQDVEVNGVKRHVLGYLQDFLFPPKRAMTPVKALSGGERNRLLLAKLLLKPNNLLILDEPTNDLDVETLELLEEMLTDYQGTLIIVSHDRQFIDNTVTECFIFEGNGVVNKYVGGYHDAKQQQANYHATLDNKRSDSGKNLQKSAEKSPLVEPEKPKAEPAKKVKLSYKDQRELETLPEKMEQLEAEIEALQTEVNSAEFFSKEPSYTQTQLQKLADTELALEQAFERWEELENIKNGNV from the coding sequence ATGGCTTTAATAAACCTTTCAAACGCCTATTTAGGCTTTGGCGATCACCCTTTACTTGACCACACCGAACTACATATTGAGCAAGGCGAGCGTGTCTGTTTAGTCGGTCGAAATGGTGCGGGAAAATCCACTTTGATGAAAGTGCTGGCGGGTGAAGTGCAGCTTGATGACGGCAAATTGATCTTTGAAAAAGATATTGTCGTCACCCGTTTAGAGCAAGATCCGCCTCGTCATATCGAAGATACCGTTTTCGATTATGTTGCCGAAGGAATCGCACATCTTGCCGATCTTTTAAAGCAATATCACCAGATTTCGCAGCGAATGCAAACCGACTACAGCGAAACACTGATGTCGCAACTGGCTCAAGTGCAAGCTCAGTTAGAACACGCCAACGGCTGGCAATTTGAAAACCGCATTCAAGACACACTCAAATTATTAGAACTTGATCCCAACAAACGCTTATGCGAGCTCTCTGGTGGTTGGGTTCGCCGTGCGGCATTGGCACGGGCATTGGTTGCCGATCCTGATGTGCTGTTGCTAGACGAACCAACCAACCATTTGGATGTAGATACGATTGCGTGGTTAGAAAATCTATTGTTGGATTTCAAAGGCAGCATCATTTTTATTTCCCACGACCGTGCCTTTATTCGCAAAATGGCGACCCGCATTGTCGATCTAGATCGCGGTAAATTGGTTTCTTATCCAAGCAATTACGATGTCTATTTGGAAACCAAAGCGGAAGATTTGCGGGTTGAGGCCTTGCAAAATGAGCTCTTCGACAAAAAACTGGCTCAAGAAGAAGTTTGGATTCGTCAAGGTATCAAAGCACGCCGCACCCGAAACGAAGGGCGTGTTCGTGCGTTAAAAGCCTTGCGAGAAGAACGCCGAAACCGCCGTGATGTACTCGGCACGGCAAAAATTCAACTCGACCAAACTGCCCGCAGCGGTAAAATTGTGTTTGAAGTGGAAAACGCCAGTGTTGAAGTCGCAGGGAAAACCTTGCTGAAAAACTTCAGTACTACCATTTTGAGGGGCGATAAAATTGCCTTGATTGGTCCGAATGGCATCGGCAAAACCACGCTGATCAAATTGCTTCTCGGCGAAATCCAAGCCACTTCAGGTTCCGTACGTTGTGGTACAAAATTGGAAGTTGCCTATTTTGATCAATATCGTGCAGAACTCGATCCCGAAAAAACTGTGATGGATAACGTCGCTGACGGAAAGCAAGATGTGGAAGTGAATGGCGTTAAACGCCACGTTTTAGGCTACTTGCAAGATTTCCTATTCCCACCAAAACGGGCGATGACCCCAGTTAAAGCCTTGTCAGGCGGGGAACGCAACCGCTTATTACTCGCGAAATTGCTGCTCAAACCAAACAATTTACTGATTTTGGACGAACCGACCAACGATTTAGACGTAGAAACCCTTGAACTGTTGGAAGAAATGCTCACCGATTACCAAGGTACGCTGATTATCGTCAGCCACGACCGTCAATTTATCGACAACACCGTAACCGAATGCTTTATCTTTGAAGGTAATGGCGTAGTAAATAAATATGTCGGCGGCTACCACGATGCCAAGCAGCAACAAGCCAATTATCATGCTACGCTAGACAACAAGCGGTCAGATTCGGGCAAGAATTTGCAAAAATCAGCCGAAAAATCACCGCTTGTTGAGCCTGAAAAACCGAAAGCTGAACCTGCGAAAAAGGTCAAACTTTCCTACAAAGACCAGCGTGAACTGGAAACACTCCCTGAAAAAATGGAACAGCTCGAAGCCGAAATCGAAGCCTTACAAACGGAAGTCAATAGTGCTGAGTTCTTTAGCAAAGAGCCAAGCTACACCCAAACTCAACTACAAAAACTGGCGGATACCGAATTAGCGTTAGAACAAGCGTTTGAACGTTGGGAAGAGTTAGAAAATATTAAGAATGGGAATGTCTAA
- the tcdA gene encoding tRNA cyclic N6-threonylcarbamoyladenosine(37) synthase TcdA has translation MARIDNYEYRFGGIGRLYTPEGLAKLRESHICVIGIGGVGSWAVEALARSGVGKLTLIDMDDICVTNINRQIHAMSGEIGKLKTEVMQERIAKINPECEVQIIDDFLTTENLNDYLLRGYDYVIDAIDSVKVKAALIAFCKRNKIKIITTGGAGGQTDPTQIQIADLSKTIQDPLASKVRSLLRKEYNFSQNPKRKFGVDCVFSTQPLIFPTMSEGCEVSATMNCANGFGAATMVTATFGFFAVSRVIAKLLANPTA, from the coding sequence ATGGCTCGAATCGATAATTACGAATACCGTTTCGGTGGCATTGGACGGCTTTATACGCCAGAGGGATTAGCGAAATTGCGGGAATCACATATTTGTGTGATTGGCATTGGCGGAGTGGGCTCGTGGGCAGTGGAAGCCTTGGCACGTTCGGGGGTCGGTAAATTGACGTTGATTGATATGGACGATATTTGTGTCACCAACATCAACCGCCAAATCCACGCCATGTCAGGCGAAATCGGTAAGCTCAAAACCGAAGTAATGCAAGAACGGATTGCCAAAATCAACCCTGAGTGTGAAGTACAAATTATTGATGATTTTCTTACCACAGAAAATTTGAACGACTACTTGTTGCGGGGATACGACTATGTGATCGATGCGATCGATAGCGTCAAAGTCAAAGCCGCCCTGATCGCATTTTGTAAACGCAACAAAATCAAGATTATCACGACAGGGGGAGCGGGCGGACAAACGGATCCAACTCAAATTCAGATCGCGGATCTAAGTAAAACTATTCAAGATCCGCTCGCCTCTAAAGTGAGAAGTTTGCTACGAAAAGAGTACAACTTCAGCCAAAATCCGAAACGCAAATTTGGGGTTGACTGCGTATTTTCGACCCAGCCACTGATTTTCCCGACAATGTCGGAAGGCTGTGAAGTGTCTGCTACAATGAACTGTGCCAACGGTTTCGGGGCGGCAACAATGGTCACGGCAACTTTCGGATTTTTTGCAGTAAGCCGAGTAATTGCAAAACTTTTGGCTAATCCGACCGCTTGA
- a CDS encoding amidohydrolase family protein, which yields MSQLIRTLKSHIRDEVIKKGGWVNSHAHADRAFTMTPEKIKIYQEANLQQKWDLVDEVKRNSTVEDYYRRFSQAIELMISQGVTAFGTFVDIDQVCEDRAILAAHKAREVYKNDIILKFANQTLKGVIEPNARKWFDIGSEMVDMIGGLPYRDELDYGKGLEAMDILMETAKSQGKMLHVHVDQFNSQKEKETEQLCDKSLEHGMQGRVVAIHGISIGAHPREYREMLYKKMKAVDMMMIACPMAWIDSPRKDEVLPFHNALTPADEMIPEGITVAIGTDNICDYMVPLCEGDMWQELSLLSAGCRFTNLDEMANIASINGRKVLGLI from the coding sequence ATGAGCCAGTTAATTCGTACGTTAAAAAGCCATATTCGTGATGAAGTCATCAAAAAAGGCGGCTGGGTTAATTCCCACGCCCACGCCGACCGTGCTTTCACGATGACACCTGAAAAAATCAAAATTTATCAAGAAGCTAACTTGCAGCAAAAATGGGATTTGGTTGATGAAGTCAAACGCAATTCTACCGTTGAAGATTACTACCGCCGCTTTAGCCAAGCGATTGAGTTGATGATTTCTCAAGGGGTAACAGCATTCGGCACGTTTGTGGACATCGACCAAGTGTGTGAAGATCGTGCTATTCTCGCCGCTCACAAGGCACGGGAAGTGTATAAAAACGATATTATTTTGAAATTTGCTAACCAAACACTCAAAGGCGTGATTGAGCCTAATGCGCGCAAATGGTTTGATATTGGCTCAGAAATGGTCGATATGATTGGTGGTTTACCGTATCGGGACGAATTGGACTATGGCAAAGGCTTGGAGGCGATGGATATTTTGATGGAAACCGCCAAATCACAGGGCAAAATGTTGCACGTTCATGTCGATCAATTCAATAGCCAAAAAGAGAAAGAGACTGAGCAACTGTGCGACAAATCCCTTGAACACGGCATGCAGGGGCGAGTAGTGGCCATTCATGGTATTTCAATTGGCGCTCACCCACGTGAATATCGTGAGATGCTCTACAAAAAAATGAAAGCGGTAGATATGATGATGATCGCCTGTCCAATGGCATGGATCGACAGCCCGCGTAAAGACGAAGTGCTCCCCTTTCATAACGCTCTCACGCCTGCCGATGAGATGATCCCAGAAGGCATCACTGTCGCTATCGGCACTGACAACATCTGTGATTACATGGTACCGTTGTGCGAAGGCGATATGTGGCAAGAACTCAGCCTCCTTTCCGCTGGCTGTCGCTTCACCAATCTTGATGAAATGGCGAACATTGCGAGTATCAACGGGAGGAAAGTATTGGGGTTGATCTAG
- the ampD gene encoding 1,6-anhydro-N-acetylmuramyl-L-alanine amidase AmpD yields MQNLTITDGWLNQRIVLSPHFNARPNADDISLLVIHYISLPPEEFGGDFIDRFFQGTLDPTIHPYFEEIKELRVSAHCLINRQGEITQYVNFNQMAWHAGVSNFQGREKCNEFSIGIELEGSNNQPFTAAQYQTLAQLTQQIMQCYPQITADRIVGHSDIAPGRKIDPGPYFEWDYYRSLL; encoded by the coding sequence ATGCAGAATTTGACGATTACAGACGGTTGGTTAAACCAACGCATTGTCCTTTCTCCCCATTTTAATGCACGCCCGAATGCGGATGATATTTCGTTGCTGGTGATCCACTATATTAGCCTGCCACCTGAAGAATTTGGCGGGGACTTTATCGACCGTTTTTTCCAAGGCACACTTGATCCGACCATTCACCCCTATTTTGAGGAAATCAAAGAGTTACGGGTATCCGCTCACTGTTTAATCAACCGCCAAGGTGAAATCACCCAATATGTCAATTTCAACCAAATGGCATGGCATGCAGGCGTATCGAATTTTCAAGGGCGGGAAAAATGCAACGAATTTTCGATTGGCATTGAGCTAGAAGGCTCGAATAATCAACCCTTTACGGCAGCACAATATCAAACTCTTGCTCAGCTAACACAACAAATTATGCAATGCTATCCGCAAATTACCGCTGATCGCATTGTCGGACATTCAGATATTGCACCAGGGCGTAAAATTGACCCAGGGCCGTATTTTGAGTGGGATTATTACCGCTCGCTGCTATAA
- a CDS encoding 23S rRNA (adenine(2030)-N(6))-methyltransferase RlmJ, giving the protein MLSYRHSFHAGNHADVVKHIVLTLILTALKQKEKGFFYLDTHSGVGRYSLLSAEAEKTGEYIEGIARLWDRTDLPEEVALYINALKKINKGKLRFYAGSPLLAVQQLRPQDRALLTELHPNDFPLLRQEFAKVPNVVTKRENGFQQLKAALPPKEKRGLVLIDPPYELKDDYELVVQAIVEGYKRFATGVYAIWYPVVLRQHTKRIVKGLEATGIRKILQIELAVRPDSDQRGMTASGMIVINPPWQLEGQMKKILPYLTDVLVPEGTGSWKVDWITPE; this is encoded by the coding sequence ATGCTGAGTTATCGCCACAGTTTCCACGCAGGCAATCACGCTGATGTTGTTAAACACATCGTGCTGACCTTGATTTTGACCGCCCTAAAACAGAAAGAGAAAGGCTTTTTTTATTTAGACACCCATTCAGGCGTCGGGCGTTATAGCCTACTCAGTGCCGAAGCCGAGAAAACCGGCGAATATATCGAAGGCATTGCTCGCCTGTGGGATCGTACTGATTTACCCGAAGAAGTTGCCTTATATATCAATGCGTTGAAAAAAATTAACAAAGGGAAATTGCGTTTCTACGCTGGCTCACCATTATTGGCTGTGCAGCAACTTCGTCCGCAGGATCGTGCTTTACTCACCGAACTTCACCCGAACGATTTCCCGCTGTTACGCCAAGAGTTTGCCAAAGTGCCAAATGTGGTCACCAAACGGGAAAATGGTTTCCAGCAACTCAAAGCGGCATTACCGCCCAAAGAAAAGCGTGGCTTGGTGCTGATTGACCCGCCTTATGAACTCAAAGACGATTACGAATTAGTGGTGCAAGCGATTGTGGAAGGCTATAAGCGGTTTGCCACAGGCGTATATGCCATTTGGTATCCCGTGGTGCTTCGCCAACATACCAAACGCATTGTCAAAGGCTTGGAAGCAACGGGCATTCGCAAAATTCTACAAATTGAACTTGCTGTTCGCCCTGATAGCGACCAGCGGGGCATGACTGCCAGTGGTATGATTGTGATCAACCCACCGTGGCAGCTTGAAGGCCAGATGAAAAAGATCCTCCCCTATCTCACTGATGTGTTGGTGCCAGAAGGTACAGGAAGCTGGAAAGTAGACTGGATCACACCTGAATAA
- the pyrE gene encoding orotate phosphoribosyltransferase yields MEQYKHDFIEFCLSRNVLKFGEFTLKSGRQSPYFFNAGLFNTGRDLAKLGEYYAQAIQNSGVQFDVLFGPAYKGIPIATTVAVALANQFDLDKPCCFNRKEAKDHGEGGNLIGSGLFGKILLVDDVITAGTAIRESMEIINANHAELAGVLIALNRKEKGKGELSAIQEVERDYNCQVFSIIDFDDLLQYLDKSEQYTSFLPKMKEYRNSYGV; encoded by the coding sequence ATGGAACAATACAAACACGACTTTATTGAATTTTGCTTAAGCCGCAATGTACTTAAATTTGGCGAATTTACTTTAAAATCAGGCAGACAAAGTCCCTATTTTTTCAATGCAGGGCTGTTCAACACAGGGCGAGATCTCGCCAAACTTGGCGAATATTATGCTCAAGCCATTCAAAACAGCGGCGTGCAATTTGATGTGTTGTTCGGACCTGCTTACAAAGGCATTCCGATTGCCACCACGGTTGCCGTTGCCCTTGCAAATCAATTTGATCTGGATAAACCTTGTTGCTTTAACCGCAAAGAAGCGAAAGATCACGGCGAAGGTGGCAATTTAATTGGTAGTGGCTTATTCGGTAAAATTTTGTTAGTGGACGATGTCATCACCGCGGGAACCGCTATTCGCGAATCAATGGAAATTATCAACGCCAACCATGCCGAGCTCGCAGGCGTGTTAATTGCGTTAAATCGCAAAGAAAAAGGCAAAGGTGAACTTTCCGCTATTCAAGAAGTAGAAAGAGATTACAACTGCCAAGTATTTTCCATTATTGATTTTGACGATTTATTGCAATATCTCGACAAATCGGAACAATACACCTCATTTTTACCGAAAATGAAGGAGTATCGAAATTCTTATGGTGTTTAG
- the mnmA gene encoding tRNA 2-thiouridine(34) synthase MnmA — protein sequence MKSITYEKHFRPLTAEQLAENAKKKVICGMSGGVDSSVSAFILQQQGYQVEGLFMKNWEEDDDTDYCTAAADLADAQAVCDRLGIKLHKINFAAEYWDNVFEHFLAEYSAGRTPNPDILCNKEIKFKAFLEYATEDLSADFIATGHYVRRTPFDQQPKLLRGLDGNKDQSYFLYTLSEQQVGRSLFPIGEIEKPIVRAIAEDLGLATAKKKDSTGICFIGERKFKDFLARYLPAQAGEIHTVDGQVIGRHDGLMYHTLGQRKGLGIGGVKGASENAWYVVEKDLVNNVLIVAQGQDNSALLSSGLIASQLHWVDRQPIKENLRCTVKTRYRQADIACEIQPIDDETIRVIFDEPQIAVTPGQSAVFYQGEVCLGGGIIEQQLKP from the coding sequence ATGAAATCAATCACTTATGAAAAACATTTTCGTCCATTAACCGCAGAGCAGTTGGCTGAAAATGCCAAGAAAAAAGTGATCTGCGGGATGTCAGGTGGGGTGGATTCGTCCGTTTCTGCGTTTATTCTTCAGCAACAGGGCTACCAAGTGGAAGGCTTGTTTATGAAGAACTGGGAAGAAGATGACGATACAGACTACTGCACTGCAGCAGCAGATTTAGCCGATGCGCAAGCAGTGTGCGATAGACTTGGCATTAAGTTGCATAAAATCAACTTTGCTGCGGAATATTGGGATAACGTTTTTGAACATTTTTTGGCGGAATACAGCGCAGGGCGTACACCGAACCCTGATATTTTGTGCAATAAAGAGATTAAATTCAAAGCTTTCTTGGAATATGCCACGGAAGATTTGAGTGCTGATTTTATTGCCACAGGGCATTATGTTCGCCGCACACCGTTTGATCAGCAACCAAAATTATTACGTGGTTTAGACGGTAATAAAGATCAGAGCTATTTCTTATATACTTTGAGTGAGCAGCAAGTTGGGCGGAGTTTGTTCCCCATTGGTGAAATTGAGAAACCCATTGTGCGAGCTATTGCGGAAGATCTCGGCTTGGCAACGGCGAAGAAAAAGGACTCAACGGGTATCTGCTTTATCGGCGAACGCAAATTCAAAGACTTTTTAGCCCGCTATCTGCCTGCCCAAGCAGGGGAGATTCACACCGTTGATGGACAAGTTATTGGCCGTCACGATGGCCTGATGTACCACACGCTTGGGCAACGTAAAGGCTTGGGGATTGGTGGTGTGAAAGGGGCGAGCGAAAATGCGTGGTATGTAGTGGAAAAAGATTTGGTGAATAACGTGTTGATCGTAGCTCAAGGGCAAGACAATTCCGCTTTGCTGTCAAGTGGTTTGATTGCCAGCCAACTTCATTGGGTCGATCGCCAGCCAATTAAAGAAAACTTGCGTTGCACCGTTAAAACCCGTTATCGCCAAGCGGATATTGCTTGCGAGATCCAGCCGATTGATGATGAGACTATTCGTGTAATTTTCGATGAACCACAAATTGCTGTTACGCCTGGGCAGTCTGCGGTGTTCTACCAAGGCGAAGTTTGTCTTGGTGGTGGCATCATTGAACAACAGCTAAAACCATAA